A stretch of Fusarium fujikuroi IMI 58289 draft genome, chromosome FFUJ_chr10 DNA encodes these proteins:
- a CDS encoding probable pectinesterase precursor, with protein sequence MPFPKSIFHLVQLALLFGGSASSVEAASLSNRADNSRTVAPANCIVVRPSGTSASEFTSLQAAVNSIGSSTKPACIFLNSGTYNERVEIKVKAPLTLYGATADTGSYKKNTVVIKNTTGSQDAGSSVASSTVNLRSNDFAAYNIDFVNGYTAGQAVALTANGNKTGFYGCSFKSYQDTLYVKAGWMYYSNCYIEGKAIPLLTRLGILADNSTIASKGPGYITASSRTEPTDTSRYIIDHSIRVIARVMYQYSTLTNVVRPEGYSPMAEGATLSKAKFVSVFQEFGNTGAGADTSQRKYFTPSDKALTKQDLCGADFKWYDTSY encoded by the exons CTTTCCCCAAGAGCATCTTCCACTTGGTTCAATTGGCCCTACTTTTCGGTGGAAGTGCATCTTCCGTTGAAGCAGCCAGTCTTTCAAACCGAGCGGACAATAGTCGCACTGTGGCTCCGGCGAACTGTATCGTGGTAAGGCCCAGTGGTACTAGTGCGTCAGAGTTCACCAGTCTACAAGCTGCCGTTAACTCTATCGGCTCATCTACTAAACCTGCCTGTATCTTCCTCAACTCGGGAACTTACAATGAGCGAGTCgagatcaaagtcaaagcaCCCTTGACCCTCTATGGGGCAACCGCCGA TACTGGAAGCTACAAGAAGAATACTGTAGTTATCAAGAATACCACCGGTTCACAAGATGCGGGCTCCTCAGTCGCAAGCTCAACCGTAAATCTCAGGTCCAACGACTTCGCCGCCTACAACATTGACTTTGTCAACGGATATACAGCTGGACAG GCTGTTGCTTTGACGGCAAATGGTAACAAAACCGGATTTTACGGCTGCTCTTTCAAATCATACCAGGATACTCTATATGTCAAAGCTGGCTGGATGTACTACTCTAACTGCTACATCGAGGGTAAGGCTATTCCTTTGTTAACAAGGTTGGGAATTCTGGCTGATAACT CCACCATCGCTTCCAAGGGGCCGGGTTATATAACGGCATCCTCTCGGACCGAACCAACCGATACCTCACGTTATATCATCGATCACAGCATA AGAGTCATTGCACGAGTGATGTACCAGTACAGCACCTTGACAAACGTGGTGAGACCAGAGGGCTACTCACCCATGGCAGAAGGCGCAACGTTATCAAAGGCTAAATTTGTTAGTGTCTTCCAAGAGTTCGGAAACACCGGTGCTGGTGCCGATACGTCCCAGAGAAAGTACTTCACCCCATCGGATAAGGCTCTGACGAAGCAGGATCTTTGCGGGGCTGATTTTAAGTGGTATGATACGAGCTACTAG